One Lacunisphaera limnophila DNA window includes the following coding sequences:
- a CDS encoding glycosyltransferase, with protein MKKVLIVSPHFAPTNAPDMQRVRLALPYLRACGWEPVVLAVAPESIEGGVMDPLLETTYPADVRIIRVRGLAPATTRRFGFGGLWLRCGRALRLAGERLLAGEQFDLVFFSTTQFDAFTLGPRWKRKFGVPYVLDYQDPWVNDYYARTHTAPPGGRLKFAFSQWRARRQEPTVLREAAGVIAVSDAYGRTLANQYPWFRAEFVQLLPFGAAAADLATARQHTPRNPLVDFSDGCFHHVYTGRCGPDMSISLTIIFRAFKLFRERHPAEAEKIRFHFIGTDYAPPPLGREWAMPIAHAEGLGAYVREHCYRVPYFDALSYLVNAGALLAVGSNDPTYSASKIFPYILAERPMLVVFNHQSPILAFARQTDSGLRYAFTGPADISQIAEDICTTWFEQGGMKRLHSTNFQAFAPYTAEGMTRALSASFEAAVTQHHGI; from the coding sequence GTGAAGAAAGTCCTCATCGTCAGCCCGCACTTCGCGCCGACCAACGCTCCCGACATGCAGCGCGTGCGACTGGCGCTGCCGTACCTGCGCGCCTGCGGCTGGGAACCGGTCGTGCTGGCCGTCGCGCCGGAGTCCATTGAGGGCGGCGTCATGGACCCGTTGCTCGAAACCACTTACCCCGCAGACGTCCGGATCATCCGGGTACGGGGACTCGCGCCCGCCACCACCCGTCGGTTCGGTTTCGGCGGATTGTGGCTGCGTTGCGGCCGGGCCCTACGGCTCGCGGGCGAGCGCCTGCTCGCCGGGGAGCAATTCGACCTCGTGTTTTTCAGCACCACCCAGTTCGACGCCTTCACCCTCGGACCACGGTGGAAACGAAAATTCGGCGTGCCCTACGTGCTCGACTACCAGGACCCCTGGGTGAACGATTATTATGCGCGCACCCACACCGCCCCGCCCGGCGGCCGGCTGAAGTTCGCCTTCTCCCAGTGGCGCGCCCGGCGACAGGAACCCACCGTGCTGCGCGAGGCGGCGGGCGTGATCGCGGTCTCGGACGCCTACGGGCGCACGCTGGCGAACCAATATCCATGGTTCCGCGCCGAGTTCGTCCAGTTGCTGCCCTTCGGCGCGGCCGCGGCGGACCTGGCGACCGCCCGGCAGCACACGCCCCGGAACCCGTTGGTCGACTTCAGTGATGGCTGTTTTCACCACGTATACACCGGCCGGTGCGGGCCGGACATGTCCATCTCGCTCACGATCATCTTCCGTGCCTTCAAGCTGTTTCGGGAGAGGCATCCCGCTGAGGCGGAGAAAATCCGTTTTCACTTCATCGGGACAGACTACGCCCCGCCGCCGCTGGGTCGGGAGTGGGCCATGCCCATCGCCCATGCCGAGGGTCTCGGTGCGTACGTTCGCGAGCACTGCTACCGCGTACCGTATTTCGATGCGCTTTCCTACCTGGTCAATGCCGGCGCCCTGCTCGCCGTGGGTTCGAATGATCCAACCTACAGCGCGTCCAAGATTTTTCCCTACATCCTGGCCGAGCGGCCGATGCTGGTCGTCTTCAACCACCAAAGTCCGATCCTGGCCTTCGCCCGGCAGACCGATAGCGGCTTGCGGTATGCTTTCACCGGTCCGGCCGATATCAGCCAGATAGCCGAGGACATCTGCACAACCTGGTTTGAGCAGGGTGGGATGAAACGGCTTCACTCCACGAACTTTCAGGCCTTCGCTCCGTACACAGCCGAGGGCATGACCCGGGCGCTGAGCGCCAGCTTTGAGGCTGCCGTGACCCAGCACCACGGAATCTGA
- a CDS encoding class I SAM-dependent methyltransferase, with product MPNLLQRAWNFIHYRLIHAPRGGGKPVPATALDEEYRSGHWDHFTGPSEQARHEQLVALIYAHAPGPTLLDLGCGSGRLAAMLDPRRISEHLGVDLSEEGLARARALGLAHARFESGNFETWRPAKPYDVITFNECLGYARHPAVTAAAFGRHLTPGGVLIVSHFRWGNWREIWRSVEKEFTVVATASATNDQGQVWDLKVLRPRPPGA from the coding sequence ATGCCCAACCTGCTCCAACGCGCCTGGAACTTTATCCATTACCGCTTGATCCACGCCCCGCGGGGCGGAGGCAAACCGGTGCCGGCCACGGCACTGGACGAGGAATATCGCTCCGGCCACTGGGACCACTTCACCGGTCCGTCCGAGCAGGCCCGCCATGAACAACTGGTCGCCTTGATCTACGCGCATGCCCCCGGACCCACGCTGCTCGACCTCGGCTGCGGCAGCGGCCGGCTGGCAGCCATGCTGGATCCCCGCCGGATCAGCGAACACCTTGGGGTCGACCTGTCCGAGGAGGGCCTCGCCCGCGCCCGTGCGCTCGGTCTGGCGCACGCCCGGTTTGAATCCGGCAACTTCGAAACCTGGCGCCCGGCGAAACCTTACGACGTAATCACCTTCAACGAGTGCCTCGGTTATGCCCGGCATCCCGCGGTCACGGCCGCGGCCTTCGGCCGGCACCTCACGCCAGGCGGCGTGCTCATCGTGTCCCATTTCCGCTGGGGCAACTGGCGGGAAATCTGGCGGAGCGTGGAGAAGGAGTTCACGGTCGTCGCCACCGCGAGCGCCACCAATGACCAAGGTCAGGTCTGGGACCTCAAGGTGCTCCGTCCCCGCCCGCCTGGCGCCTGA
- a CDS encoding PIG-L deacetylase family protein: protein MPAPSHPTAFASTPLIGWRHRPKLWLRVQLGRLMHARLQRRAAPLPTRNTATSLVIAPHPDDEVLGCGGLIAHLVAGGESVHIVYLTDGSASHPGHPVHDPASIAHLRTEEARRATGLLGVPEAQLTFMHAPDGQLPHLPPALRTGLIQRLQLLISQLRPDQVLVTARTDGSSEHTAAQALTEEALAGLPAGRPRLLEYLVWSRWSPRLLQTACRAPATVFRHALSPREAGLKHDALGVFRSQFAPLPPWTQPVLPPGFAQLFQAPEEYFLEFPH from the coding sequence ATGCCTGCACCCTCTCACCCGACCGCGTTTGCCTCGACGCCGCTGATCGGCTGGCGGCATCGCCCCAAGCTCTGGCTGAGGGTGCAATTGGGCCGCCTGATGCATGCCCGGTTGCAGCGGCGAGCCGCTCCGCTGCCCACCCGAAACACGGCGACGAGTCTGGTCATCGCCCCGCACCCGGATGACGAGGTCCTGGGCTGCGGCGGACTCATCGCACACCTGGTCGCCGGTGGTGAATCCGTGCATATCGTCTATCTCACCGACGGCTCGGCCTCTCATCCCGGGCATCCGGTGCACGATCCAGCATCCATCGCGCACTTGCGGACAGAAGAGGCGCGGCGAGCCACGGGCCTTCTGGGTGTGCCGGAGGCTCAGCTCACTTTCATGCATGCCCCCGATGGTCAGTTGCCGCACCTGCCACCCGCATTGCGAACCGGCCTGATCCAGCGTCTGCAGCTTCTCATCAGCCAACTGCGTCCGGACCAGGTGCTGGTCACTGCGCGAACGGATGGCAGCAGCGAGCACACGGCCGCCCAGGCCTTGACGGAGGAAGCGCTCGCCGGCCTGCCGGCAGGCCGCCCGCGGCTGCTGGAATATCTGGTCTGGTCCCGCTGGAGTCCACGGCTGTTGCAGACCGCGTGCCGCGCCCCGGCGACGGTCTTCCGTCATGCCCTGTCGCCCCGGGAGGCTGGCCTCAAGCACGACGCCCTCGGGGTCTTCCGTTCCCAGTTCGCGCCGCTGCCTCCTTGGACTCAACCGGTGTTGCCGCCCGGCTTCGCCCAGCTGTTCCAAGCCCCCGAGGAATATTTTCTCGAATTTCCCCACTGA
- a CDS encoding glycosyltransferase, which translates to MTPARILIISNGHLCRNPRVLKEATALGQAGYDVTVLTIRNHRPSETIDRDLMRTAPFRRETVDILPGYDAGAATVLWRRGVAWAARRACGSLGWQSIHALGPASALLARARRLPADLVITHNEVPHWVGTRLLATGRRVCADLEDWHSEDLLPESRGGRPVALLRRIESILLHDAVHTTTTSHALAGALFTRYGGRQAAVITNSFPLQSRPPLDQPEGPPAFFWFSQTLGPGRGLEEFLAAWSRTSHPSRVVLLGTPTPGYDQRLLALLPPERRSQVAFLALVPPDDLPALIAGHHVGLALEQGDIPSRNLTITNKILQYLNAGLAIVASDTAGQREVLAHDPTAGVIVDVQDPAAFTRALDGLLADPVALARRRQAARGLAERIYCWDREGPRRVALIADALRDTSEPATR; encoded by the coding sequence ATGACTCCGGCCCGGATCCTCATCATCAGCAACGGCCACCTCTGCCGCAATCCGCGCGTGCTCAAGGAGGCGACAGCCCTCGGGCAGGCCGGCTACGACGTGACTGTCCTGACCATCCGCAACCATCGGCCCTCGGAGACCATCGACCGGGACCTGATGCGAACCGCGCCCTTCCGGCGCGAGACCGTCGACATCCTCCCGGGATATGACGCTGGCGCGGCCACTGTCCTGTGGCGTCGCGGGGTGGCCTGGGCGGCCCGCCGGGCCTGCGGGTCGCTCGGCTGGCAAAGTATCCACGCCCTCGGTCCGGCCTCTGCGCTCCTCGCCCGGGCCCGTCGCCTGCCCGCTGACCTCGTGATCACCCACAATGAGGTGCCGCATTGGGTCGGCACGCGCCTCCTCGCCACCGGGCGCCGGGTGTGCGCCGACCTGGAAGACTGGCACTCCGAGGACCTCCTGCCCGAGAGTCGCGGCGGCCGGCCGGTCGCCTTGCTCCGCCGCATCGAGTCCATCCTGCTGCATGACGCGGTCCACACCACCACCACGTCTCACGCCCTCGCCGGGGCGCTGTTCACCCGCTATGGGGGCCGCCAGGCGGCGGTCATTACCAACTCCTTTCCGCTCCAGTCCCGACCGCCGCTTGATCAGCCCGAGGGTCCGCCTGCTTTCTTCTGGTTCTCCCAGACCTTGGGACCGGGCCGCGGGCTCGAGGAATTCCTCGCCGCGTGGAGCCGGACGTCCCATCCGAGCCGCGTGGTCCTGCTGGGCACGCCCACCCCGGGCTATGATCAGCGCTTGCTCGCCCTGTTGCCCCCGGAACGTCGCAGTCAGGTGGCGTTCCTGGCCTTAGTCCCTCCGGACGATCTACCCGCGCTGATCGCCGGTCACCACGTTGGCCTTGCGTTGGAACAGGGCGATATCCCAAGCCGGAACCTCACCATCACGAACAAAATCCTCCAGTACCTCAACGCGGGGCTGGCCATCGTGGCCTCCGATACCGCGGGCCAGCGGGAGGTGCTTGCCCACGATCCCACCGCCGGGGTGATCGTCGATGTCCAGGACCCGGCTGCCTTCACCCGCGCCCTCGACGGGCTGCTCGCCGACCCGGTCGCGCTCGCCCGGCGCCGCCAGGCTGCCCGGGGCTTGGCCGAACGGATTTATTGCTGGGATCGGGAGGGGCCACGCCGGGTCGCCCTCATTGCCGACGCCCTGCGCGACACCTCGGAGCCAGCCACCCGCTGA
- a CDS encoding glycosyltransferase — MLLYDKIHWEREHYEPTLLTPILTALQQAGCRVHHLRYGQYQEEDYRALLQRVGAMVFLCEHETQGFAYLQALASGVPILAWDRGGLWRDPNYYPHLVQFAPVCSVPYFDERCGRRFADLAGFQDELPGFLAGVARREFRPRDYVVENFLLADRAAAYLKLSAGIRHPAVPA, encoded by the coding sequence GTGCTCCTGTACGACAAAATTCATTGGGAACGGGAGCACTATGAACCAACCCTGCTCACCCCGATCCTCACCGCCCTCCAGCAGGCGGGCTGCCGGGTGCACCACTTGCGCTACGGCCAGTACCAGGAAGAGGACTACCGGGCCCTGCTGCAGCGCGTGGGGGCGATGGTGTTCCTCTGCGAACATGAAACCCAGGGCTTCGCCTACCTGCAGGCGCTCGCGTCCGGGGTGCCGATCCTCGCTTGGGATCGCGGCGGCCTCTGGCGGGATCCGAACTACTACCCGCACCTCGTCCAATTTGCCCCGGTCTGCTCCGTGCCGTACTTCGATGAACGCTGCGGCCGCCGCTTTGCGGACCTCGCCGGCTTTCAGGACGAGCTGCCCGGGTTTCTGGCCGGAGTCGCCCGTCGCGAGTTCCGTCCCCGCGACTACGTGGTCGAAAATTTCCTGCTCGCTGACCGGGCCGCCGCCTACCTGAAATTGAGCGCCGGCATCCGCCACCCGGCGGTCCCCGCATGA
- a CDS encoding glycosyltransferase translates to MNPPLSLFYEEPDPDRWLPGDRHPRRWLRRIIRGPRRPGGQERVFLNLCAGLDRLGVTYTVNRYRAARRNPGMPVGIIGKAHVLELQPWRNPILFGASVMSHPLADPGLLARHPNLRRILVPGEWMRRMCVPHWGDRVHVWPVGIDTAAWSPAPGQRDIDVLLYDKVRWEHDRYTQELIDPIRTHLTLRGLRVAVIRYGYYREEDFAALLQRSRSMVFLCEHETQGIAYQQTLACGVPILAWDRGGCWQDPEFYPARVQFSPVSSVPYWDERCGATFATGAEFPVAFDTFWAQLQAGHYQPRDYILANLTLERCARLYLDQWSATFGPIA, encoded by the coding sequence ATGAACCCGCCGCTCTCACTCTTCTACGAGGAACCCGATCCCGATCGTTGGCTGCCCGGCGATCGGCATCCCCGGCGGTGGTTGCGGCGGATCATCCGTGGTCCCCGCCGCCCAGGCGGACAGGAGCGCGTCTTCCTCAACCTCTGCGCGGGACTCGACCGGCTGGGCGTGACCTATACCGTCAACCGTTACCGTGCGGCCCGCCGCAACCCCGGGATGCCGGTGGGAATCATCGGCAAGGCGCACGTCCTCGAGCTGCAACCCTGGCGCAACCCGATTCTTTTCGGTGCATCGGTGATGTCCCACCCCCTGGCCGACCCCGGCCTGCTTGCGCGCCACCCGAACCTCCGCCGCATCCTTGTGCCCGGGGAATGGATGCGCCGCATGTGCGTCCCGCACTGGGGCGACCGCGTCCACGTCTGGCCTGTCGGCATTGATACCGCGGCCTGGTCCCCGGCGCCTGGGCAACGCGATATCGATGTGCTGCTCTACGACAAGGTCCGCTGGGAGCACGACCGCTACACGCAGGAACTGATCGATCCGATCCGCACCCATCTCACGCTCCGGGGTCTCCGCGTCGCCGTGATTCGCTACGGCTACTACCGCGAGGAAGACTTCGCCGCCCTGCTGCAACGCTCCCGCTCCATGGTCTTTCTCTGCGAGCACGAGACCCAGGGCATCGCCTACCAGCAGACGCTGGCCTGCGGGGTGCCGATCCTGGCGTGGGACCGCGGCGGTTGCTGGCAAGACCCCGAATTTTATCCCGCCCGCGTGCAGTTTTCCCCGGTGAGTTCGGTCCCTTACTGGGACGAAAGGTGCGGCGCGACCTTTGCGACGGGCGCGGAATTTCCCGTCGCCTTTGACACCTTCTGGGCCCAGCTGCAAGCCGGCCACTACCAGCCCCGGGACTACATCCTGGCCAACCTCACGCTCGAACGCTGCGCCCGGCTCTATCTCGACCAGTGGTCCGCCACCTTCGGCCCGATCGCATGA
- a CDS encoding glycosyltransferase, whose protein sequence is MNPASFPPRTTGRILSLVARHVGGVAVFWENMRRQFPEVDVVYFAEGERTYFDAATRTLHYCVYDPLTHVYRTLAAHIQVDQYDTLVANERFELEFFLWTGTARPVLFIVHTNHEHSYSLAFRHAGRVDHFFCVSETAAAYLRARGISRISAFQYSTFVDVAPLPTKENRVLYVGRLEPDKNILETIELFRLFRQQGYTVRMIGVGSLADDVRAALAPDEVRIGIPRAAVLQEMAAARFLCLNSYVEGLPITYAEAMHFRLGVICNYVDKTSAQVLGANYLLHSTPADLLARMETFTFSEPPAPRRINHPELNEAFLRQLKAVPRAAGPRPAFAPGSWLDHTSLLPAALIRSVRAWRMQRLTRS, encoded by the coding sequence ATGAACCCCGCATCCTTCCCCCCCCGGACAACGGGCCGCATCCTCTCGCTGGTCGCCCGGCATGTCGGCGGCGTCGCCGTCTTCTGGGAGAACATGCGCCGGCAATTCCCCGAGGTGGACGTCGTGTATTTTGCCGAGGGTGAGCGCACCTACTTCGACGCCGCGACGCGGACCCTGCACTACTGCGTCTACGATCCGCTCACACATGTCTACCGGACCCTCGCTGCCCATATCCAGGTGGACCAGTACGACACGCTCGTGGCCAATGAGCGCTTCGAGCTGGAATTCTTCCTTTGGACCGGGACCGCGCGCCCCGTCCTGTTCATCGTGCACACCAACCACGAGCACTCCTACAGCCTCGCCTTCCGCCACGCCGGGCGTGTCGACCATTTCTTCTGCGTCTCGGAGACGGCCGCCGCCTACCTGCGGGCACGCGGCATCAGCCGCATCAGCGCTTTCCAGTACTCGACTTTCGTGGATGTCGCCCCGCTCCCCACGAAGGAAAATCGCGTGCTGTACGTCGGCCGCCTGGAGCCGGACAAGAACATCCTGGAAACGATCGAGCTGTTCCGCCTCTTCCGGCAGCAGGGTTATACCGTGCGGATGATCGGGGTCGGCAGTCTGGCTGATGACGTGCGGGCTGCCCTCGCCCCCGATGAGGTCCGCATCGGCATTCCGCGCGCCGCCGTGCTGCAGGAGATGGCCGCCGCCCGGTTCCTCTGCCTTAACTCCTACGTCGAGGGACTCCCCATCACCTACGCGGAGGCGATGCATTTCCGGCTGGGTGTGATCTGCAACTACGTAGACAAGACGAGCGCCCAGGTGCTGGGCGCGAACTACCTGCTGCACTCCACTCCCGCGGACCTGCTCGCGCGCATGGAGACGTTCACCTTCAGCGAACCGCCCGCGCCGCGCCGCATCAACCACCCGGAGCTCAACGAGGCATTCCTCCGGCAGCTCAAGGCCGTCCCCCGGGCCGCCGGCCCGCGCCCGGCTTTCGCCCCGGGAAGCTGGCTCGACCACACCTCGCTGCTGCCCGCCGCGCTGATCCGTTCCGTCCGCGCGTGGCGGATGCAACGCCTGACCCGCTCCTGA
- a CDS encoding acyltransferase yields MNLTRLPAALGALARTLTEQVQQDWQRREIQSRYPGVAIEWPVQFVVDDFSALTIAPGSLIGPFSEIVVLRQSPLSPIPGRLTLGAGVRLGMGANLRAAGGTIEIGSGTQVGQHVSLIASNHLIDRADGRVHADRWDPAKTGVAIGRDCWLGAGAIILPGVTIADGAVIGAGSVVTKSVPARQIWHGNPARPA; encoded by the coding sequence ATGAATCTCACCCGCCTCCCCGCCGCGCTGGGCGCCCTAGCCCGAACTCTGACAGAGCAGGTCCAGCAGGACTGGCAGCGCCGCGAGATTCAATCCCGCTACCCCGGCGTGGCGATCGAGTGGCCGGTCCAGTTTGTCGTGGACGATTTTTCCGCACTGACAATTGCACCGGGGTCACTCATCGGCCCGTTCTCCGAGATTGTAGTCCTGCGTCAGTCCCCTCTCAGCCCCATCCCCGGCCGGCTCACCCTCGGCGCGGGCGTGCGCCTGGGCATGGGCGCCAACCTCCGCGCGGCCGGCGGCACCATCGAGATCGGTTCCGGCACACAGGTAGGCCAGCACGTCAGCCTCATCGCCTCAAACCATCTCATCGACCGGGCGGACGGACGCGTGCACGCGGATCGCTGGGATCCAGCCAAAACCGGTGTCGCGATCGGCCGTGATTGCTGGCTCGGGGCCGGCGCCATCATCCTGCCCGGGGTCACCATCGCCGACGGCGCCGTGATCGGGGCCGGCAGCGTGGTGACAAAATCCGTGCCCGCCCGCCAGATCTGGCACGGCAACCCCGCCCGTCCCGCATGA
- a CDS encoding glycosyltransferase family 2 protein yields MSLLNQLPLPPPGRIGWPWTEETPPASYAGRTYWPRISIVTPSYQQGDYLEETIRSILLQNYPNLQYLVVDGGSTDGSREIIARYAPWLNHWESERDRGQSHAINKGLARCDGDWFNWINSDDCLLPGALATIGVADPARLIFSAGELTGPTLAEARPLGCTKTGPTVEEALVNHYICQQGLFLRTSAVQQLGGVREELHYVMDLDLFARVLLRGGRASVQESSAPVAFFRQHAAAKTATSAGKFFAEEERVAAGLARAAGLGERILRHLPADGSLLYVPVAAPLDPVRLEELLARKYWWNGTVEGAWRRHEYTGFKREVRAFRQAHPGLQGTRISKLHFMALLPEPFLRLLSFLRAASR; encoded by the coding sequence ATGAGCCTGCTCAACCAACTGCCCCTGCCACCCCCGGGCCGCATCGGTTGGCCATGGACTGAGGAAACACCGCCTGCCTCCTATGCGGGCCGCACCTACTGGCCGCGCATCAGCATCGTCACCCCCTCCTACCAGCAGGGGGACTACCTCGAGGAAACCATCCGCTCCATTCTCCTGCAGAATTACCCCAACCTGCAGTATCTCGTCGTCGACGGCGGCAGCACCGATGGCAGCCGCGAGATCATCGCCCGGTACGCCCCTTGGCTGAATCATTGGGAAAGCGAACGCGATCGCGGCCAGTCCCACGCCATCAACAAGGGCCTGGCCCGGTGTGACGGCGATTGGTTCAACTGGATCAACAGCGACGACTGCCTGCTGCCCGGTGCCCTGGCGACCATCGGGGTGGCGGATCCCGCGCGCTTGATCTTCTCCGCCGGCGAATTGACTGGTCCGACCCTCGCCGAAGCCCGGCCGCTGGGTTGCACGAAAACCGGCCCGACCGTGGAAGAGGCGCTGGTAAACCATTACATCTGCCAGCAGGGCCTGTTCCTGCGCACCTCCGCCGTGCAGCAACTCGGGGGCGTGCGCGAGGAACTGCACTATGTGATGGATCTGGACCTGTTCGCCCGCGTGCTCCTGCGGGGCGGCCGCGCCTCGGTGCAGGAATCGTCCGCCCCGGTTGCCTTTTTCCGCCAACATGCCGCCGCCAAGACCGCCACGTCCGCCGGCAAATTCTTTGCGGAGGAAGAACGCGTGGCGGCGGGCCTCGCCCGGGCCGCCGGTCTGGGTGAACGGATCCTGCGCCACCTGCCGGCCGACGGGTCCCTGCTGTATGTGCCGGTCGCCGCCCCCCTCGACCCCGTCCGGCTTGAAGAACTCCTCGCCCGCAAGTATTGGTGGAACGGCACGGTCGAGGGTGCCTGGCGCCGGCACGAGTACACCGGGTTCAAGCGCGAAGTCCGCGCCTTCCGGCAAGCCCACCCAGGTCTGCAGGGCACGCGCATATCCAAGCTTCACTTCATGGCCCTACTCCCCGAGCCTTTCCTGCGCCTCCTATCCTTCCTGCGCGCTGCCTCCCGATGA
- a CDS encoding glycosyltransferase produces the protein MIVVHIATSLAGGAGLGLLRYHRALRAQGVDSRLLVLKPPAGLGSEADSITWQKHPLPFRLAQRLGLAHTPEQRLHRRLVALAGPADAAAYELFTLPHSDYRPEDHPWVQSAAVINLHWVAGILDWPRFLGTCTQPVVLTLHDQQPYLGGFHYALDAAANPALAVLEAEVRTIKQRALQDHRLCVIANSAWNATEAAASGFFPAGTPIETILYPLDTTLYAPRPKAAAKAALDLAANQLVVGFACENLNNRRKGFADLVAALALLPADLRGKITLLSFGRDPATDLRALVNLPWRHLGYLETEEAKVAAYAAMDLFVAPSRAEAFGLTAIEAQATGVPVVATPVGGLLEAVPTAREDYGEGSPSPEHLAAALERLLSDAARREQRATNGRQSVIARHNPAAVGRQLADFHRRACA, from the coding sequence ATGATCGTGGTCCACATCGCCACGAGCTTGGCCGGCGGCGCTGGCCTGGGTCTGCTGCGTTACCATCGGGCCCTGCGCGCTCAGGGCGTGGACTCGCGTTTGCTCGTCCTCAAGCCACCCGCCGGTCTCGGGTCCGAGGCCGACAGTATCACCTGGCAGAAGCACCCCCTGCCCTTTCGCCTGGCCCAGCGCCTAGGCCTGGCGCACACGCCCGAGCAGCGCCTGCACCGCCGCCTCGTCGCGCTAGCCGGCCCGGCGGATGCCGCGGCCTATGAACTCTTCACACTGCCTCACAGTGATTACCGCCCAGAGGATCATCCTTGGGTCCAATCGGCGGCGGTCATCAACCTGCACTGGGTCGCTGGCATCCTCGATTGGCCACGATTCCTAGGTACCTGCACGCAACCGGTTGTCCTGACCCTGCACGACCAGCAGCCCTACCTCGGCGGGTTCCACTACGCCCTCGACGCGGCTGCGAACCCGGCGCTTGCCGTACTTGAGGCAGAGGTGCGGACCATCAAGCAGCGCGCCTTGCAAGATCACCGTCTGTGCGTGATCGCCAACAGCGCTTGGAATGCGACCGAGGCCGCGGCCAGCGGCTTCTTTCCCGCCGGCACGCCTATCGAAACCATCTTGTATCCTCTGGACACAACGCTCTACGCCCCACGCCCGAAGGCGGCCGCCAAAGCAGCCCTGGACCTTGCCGCGAACCAGCTGGTTGTCGGCTTCGCTTGCGAGAACCTCAATAACCGACGCAAGGGGTTTGCCGACCTCGTCGCGGCGCTGGCGTTGCTGCCTGCGGACCTACGGGGCAAGATCACACTCCTGAGCTTCGGCCGCGACCCGGCCACAGACCTGCGCGCTCTCGTCAACCTGCCCTGGCGCCACCTTGGCTACCTCGAGACCGAAGAGGCCAAGGTCGCCGCCTACGCAGCGATGGACTTGTTCGTCGCCCCGTCCCGTGCCGAGGCCTTCGGCCTCACCGCGATCGAAGCCCAGGCGACGGGCGTGCCCGTGGTGGCGACGCCAGTCGGCGGCCTGCTCGAAGCCGTGCCCACCGCCCGGGAGGACTACGGAGAGGGTTCGCCTTCTCCCGAGCACCTCGCCGCCGCCCTCGAACGCCTGCTCTCGGACGCAGCGCGCCGCGAACAGCGCGCCACCAACGGACGCCAGAGTGTGATCGCCCGCCACAATCCCGCCGCCGTAGGTCGCCAGTTGGCCGACTTTCACCGCCGCGCCTGCGCATGA